The Gemmatimonadota bacterium genome has a segment encoding these proteins:
- a CDS encoding RHS repeat protein, with translation MGERPLQLFSLIRVAGFTYHATNQVLTATGLDADIARSYHSSGALMSETQVVKTRSRTGTPHTYSLNYGYDINGRRTSLLLSPTTLFTGSAMSWSYTSWGALAGVTDIAGNSFSFTYNGRGLLTNVSYPAGIAQTLGYDLAGRLNLDQILRPGSTAFPNFGSTTIRNFSVASRNARADPQRE, from the coding sequence GTGGGAGAACGGCCCCTACAACTATTCAGCCTCATTCGAGTCGCAGGCTTCACGTACCACGCCACCAACCAGGTCCTGACCGCAACGGGCCTCGACGCCGACATTGCCCGATCGTACCACTCGAGCGGGGCGCTCATGTCGGAAACCCAGGTGGTCAAGACTCGTTCCCGCACGGGGACGCCCCACACCTACTCGCTGAACTACGGCTACGACATCAACGGCCGCCGCACCAGCCTGCTGCTGAGCCCGACCACGTTGTTCACGGGCTCGGCCATGAGCTGGAGCTACACCTCGTGGGGTGCGCTCGCCGGGGTCACGGATATCGCCGGCAATTCCTTCAGCTTCACCTATAACGGTCGTGGCCTGCTGACCAACGTCAGCTATCCCGCGGGGATCGCCCAGACCCTGGGCTATGACCTCGCGGGTCGCCTGAACCTTGACCAGATCCTGCGCCCGGGGTCGACCGCCTTCCCGAACTTTGGGAGCACGACCATCCGGAACTTCAGCGTCGCCTCGCGGAACGCGCGGGCAGATCCTCAGCGCGAGTGA
- a CDS encoding RHS repeat protein, translating into MKDTSRCQGNLNRYDNQLDQTTLYTNNANTGLTTTTLIPTGTNAGGTPRENTTLTYTERNDVLSSVTTAAGGGGTKPSRTCTTPRTMCSRSLDRGLQTPEHCGTDHVVRVRQCRPRRVSVRSTGGAQYTSYDAAGNVTGVTLRSGGSMTMSYDVLNRLITIDQRTNRLQLSYAEHHAP; encoded by the coding sequence ATGAAGGATACTTCACGATGCCAAGGGAATCTGAACCGGTATGACAACCAACTCGACCAGACCACGCTGTACACCAACAACGCCAACACCGGGCTCACCACCACAACCCTGATCCCGACCGGCACCAACGCGGGTGGCACTCCGCGCGAGAACACCACGCTCACGTACACCGAGCGCAACGACGTGCTGAGCAGTGTCACGACGGCGGCAGGCGGTGGTGGGACGAAGCCATCGCGAACGTGTACGACGCCGAGGACAATGTGCAGTCGGTCGCTCGATCGTGGACTCCAAACCCCGGAACATTGCGGTACAGACCACGTCGTACGTGTACGACAATGCCGACCGCGCCGTGTCTCAGTCAGGTCGACGGGCGGCGCGCAATACACCAGCTATGACGCCGCCGGGAATGTCACTGGGGTCACGCTGCGTTCCGGCGGGAGTATGACCATGTCCTACGATGTCCTCAATCGGCTGATCACGATCGATCAGCGGACCAACCGCCTACAACTATCCTACGCCGAACATCACGCCCCGTGA
- a CDS encoding PD40 domain-containing protein, translating into MSPDGQTIVFDMLGDLYTLPVGGGTATRLTNGLAYDAQPRFSPDGKRIVFVSDRSGGDNVWMMSLDGKDTVQVTKGNTSEYVSPEFAPDGKYIVVSRATGQFGTAKLWMYHVDGGNGVALGTAGPQVKQLGAAFGNDGRYVWYAQRFGDWTYNSLGPQYQLGVYDRETGKSSTMSTRQGSAFRPTLSPDGKHLVFASRHEIKTGLRIRNLETQAEDWLAFPVQRDDIESRAPLDAYPGFSFTPDSRAVIVTYGGEIWRVPVDKSAPTKIPFSAKVDLELGPEVKFSYRVDTSATLTAKQVRDLSPSPDGRQLAFSALDRVYVMDWPNGTPRRVSNADVGEFGPTWSPDGRSLAWTTWNDVTGGDIVRASQNGSSWTTQTITMARGLYSDLAWSPRGDRIVATRAAAPGAAGSRGRLLGRDGGRPRLGAGHRGTATLIMPSGGTGNMHFTTDPDRIFAYSGRDGLVSFRWDGTDQKSHLKVTGPMPPGFGGQLTLDGQMVKNMSRSWLGGRAARPMWGDENFQTHLGDDTEPAPPSAPPASLVMMAPRGDQALALVGMDMYTITVPQVGATPPTVSVAAPASAAVPVRKLNEVGGEFPNWSRDGRRVMWALGNAVWTYDLDRAKVVEDSLKADARVKAAAPKDTTKRDSTAAKKETPGYKPSEVRVAVTAPRDIPRGVVVLRGGRAITMKGKEIIANADIVVRDNRIEAIGPRGRVRIPAGARTIDVSGKTITPGSVDTHYHPQWLTPQIHNTQTWQYLTTLAYGTTTTRDPQTAVTDFLTYGDRVETGEMVGPRIYTTGPGVFLGEAIRDSAHAVQVLKRYADYYKTGTLKMYMTGNRQQRQWVIMAAKQLGIMPTTEGGLDHKLDITHGLDGYPGIEHTLPITPKYDDVFEWYKGTQTLNSPTLIVAYGGPFGENYWYTNEDLVNDAKLKRFTHPVDFDGKVRRRGSGGGGSPGPGGWFLKEEYSFFQHAQDVAKTVAAGGRIGAGSHGQLQGLGMHWEIWMLQSGGLSTHDALRVATIFGAEGIGMGQDIGSLEAGKMADLLVLDRDPLVNIRNTNSIARVMVNGRLYNANTLDEEWPRVRKLPPMPWANQAPSAVPAGLR; encoded by the coding sequence GTGTCGCCGGATGGACAGACGATCGTCTTCGACATGCTTGGCGACCTCTACACCCTCCCGGTTGGCGGCGGGACCGCGACGCGCCTGACGAATGGCCTCGCCTACGACGCCCAACCGCGCTTTTCCCCGGATGGCAAGCGCATCGTGTTCGTCTCTGACCGTTCGGGCGGCGACAACGTCTGGATGATGTCGCTCGACGGCAAGGACACCGTGCAGGTGACCAAGGGGAATACCTCGGAGTATGTGTCGCCCGAGTTCGCCCCGGACGGCAAGTACATCGTCGTGTCGCGGGCCACGGGCCAGTTCGGGACGGCGAAGTTGTGGATGTACCACGTCGACGGGGGCAACGGGGTCGCGCTCGGGACCGCGGGTCCGCAAGTCAAGCAGCTCGGCGCCGCCTTCGGCAACGACGGGCGCTACGTGTGGTATGCGCAACGCTTCGGTGACTGGACGTACAACTCGTTAGGTCCCCAGTACCAGCTCGGGGTCTACGATCGCGAGACCGGCAAGTCGTCGACGATGTCCACGCGTCAGGGGTCGGCCTTCCGTCCCACCCTCTCGCCCGACGGCAAGCACCTCGTCTTCGCCTCGCGTCACGAGATCAAGACGGGGCTGCGCATCCGGAACCTGGAGACGCAGGCCGAGGATTGGCTGGCCTTTCCCGTGCAACGCGACGACATCGAGTCGCGTGCGCCGCTCGATGCCTATCCCGGATTCTCCTTCACTCCGGATTCGCGTGCGGTGATCGTGACCTACGGCGGCGAGATCTGGCGCGTCCCGGTCGACAAGTCTGCCCCGACGAAGATCCCGTTCAGTGCGAAGGTGGACCTGGAGCTGGGCCCCGAGGTCAAGTTCTCCTATCGCGTCGACACGTCCGCGACGCTGACGGCCAAGCAGGTGCGTGACCTCTCGCCATCGCCGGACGGTCGCCAGCTGGCCTTCTCCGCCCTCGATCGCGTGTACGTGATGGACTGGCCGAATGGCACGCCGCGTCGGGTGTCGAATGCCGACGTGGGTGAGTTCGGGCCGACCTGGTCCCCCGACGGGAGATCGTTGGCCTGGACGACCTGGAACGACGTGACGGGCGGGGACATCGTCCGTGCGTCACAAAACGGCAGCAGCTGGACGACGCAGACGATCACGATGGCGCGCGGGCTGTATTCCGACCTCGCGTGGTCGCCACGGGGCGACCGGATCGTGGCCACGCGTGCCGCGGCGCCGGGAGCTGCAGGAAGCCGGGGGCGCCTTCTGGGGCGCGACGGCGGCCGACCTCGTTTGGGTGCCGGCCACCGGGGCACCGCGACCCTCATCATGCCATCGGGTGGGACCGGGAACATGCACTTCACGACGGACCCCGACCGCATCTTTGCTTATAGCGGCCGTGACGGCCTCGTCTCGTTCCGCTGGGACGGCACCGACCAGAAGTCGCACCTGAAGGTCACCGGGCCAATGCCCCCGGGGTTCGGTGGGCAGCTGACCCTCGATGGACAAATGGTCAAGAACATGTCGCGCAGTTGGCTGGGTGGCCGCGCCGCGCGCCCCATGTGGGGGGACGAGAACTTCCAGACGCACCTTGGCGACGATACCGAGCCTGCTCCCCCGTCCGCACCACCGGCCTCCCTGGTGATGATGGCGCCGCGCGGCGACCAGGCCCTCGCCCTGGTCGGGATGGACATGTACACGATCACGGTGCCGCAGGTGGGGGCGACCCCGCCGACGGTAAGTGTCGCCGCTCCTGCGAGTGCGGCGGTCCCGGTGCGCAAGCTCAACGAGGTCGGCGGCGAGTTCCCGAACTGGTCGCGTGACGGACGTCGCGTGATGTGGGCGCTCGGGAACGCGGTATGGACCTACGACCTCGATCGGGCGAAGGTCGTCGAGGACTCCCTCAAGGCGGACGCCCGCGTCAAGGCGGCGGCGCCGAAGGACACCACCAAGCGGGACTCGACGGCGGCGAAGAAGGAGACCCCGGGGTACAAGCCGAGCGAGGTGCGGGTGGCGGTGACCGCGCCGCGCGACATCCCGCGCGGGGTGGTCGTGTTGCGCGGTGGACGCGCCATCACGATGAAGGGGAAGGAGATCATCGCCAACGCCGACATCGTGGTCCGCGACAATCGCATCGAGGCGATCGGCCCGCGCGGACGGGTGCGCATCCCGGCCGGGGCACGCACGATCGACGTGAGCGGCAAGACCATCACTCCAGGGTCTGTCGACACGCACTACCATCCGCAGTGGCTCACGCCACAGATCCACAATACGCAAACGTGGCAATACCTCACCACGCTGGCGTACGGCACGACGACGACTCGCGACCCGCAGACCGCCGTGACCGACTTCCTGACGTATGGCGACCGCGTGGAGACGGGCGAGATGGTCGGCCCGCGCATCTACACGACGGGCCCCGGCGTCTTCCTCGGAGAGGCCATCCGCGACTCCGCGCACGCCGTGCAGGTGCTCAAGCGGTACGCCGACTACTACAAGACCGGCACCCTCAAGATGTACATGACCGGGAACCGGCAGCAGCGGCAGTGGGTGATCATGGCCGCCAAGCAGCTGGGGATCATGCCGACCACCGAGGGCGGCCTCGACCACAAGCTCGACATCACGCACGGCCTCGATGGCTACCCGGGGATCGAGCACACCCTGCCGATCACCCCCAAGTACGACGACGTCTTCGAGTGGTACAAGGGCACGCAGACGCTGAACTCGCCGACGCTCATCGTCGCCTACGGCGGGCCGTTCGGCGAGAACTACTGGTACACCAACGAGGACCTGGTCAACGATGCGAAGCTGAAGCGATTCACGCATCCGGTGGACTTTGACGGCAAGGTCCGGCGCCGGGGGAGTGGTGGCGGTGGAAGCCCCGGGCCTGGTGGGTGGTTCCTCAAGGAGGAGTACTCGTTCTTCCAGCACGCGCAGGACGTGGCGAAGACCGTCGCGGCCGGCGGTCGCATCGGCGCCGGTTCGCACGGCCAGCTCCAGGGGCTCGGGATGCACTGGGAGATCTGGATGCTGCAGAGTGGCGGGTTGTCGACCCACGACGCGCTGCGCGTCGCGACCATCTTTGGAGCCGAGGGGATCGGGATGGGGCAGGACATCGGCTCGCTCGAAGCCGGGAAGATGGCCGACCTGCTCGTCCTCGATCGCGACCCGCTGGTCAACATTCGCAACACCAACTCGATCGCGCGGGTGATGGTGAACGGCCGGTTGTACAATGCCAACACGCTCGACGAGGAATGGCCCCGCGTGCGGAAGCTGCCGCCGATGCCGTGGGCGAACCAGGCTCCGTCGGCGGTGCCGGCCGGGCTGCGCTGA